A genomic window from Microbacterium sp. ET2 includes:
- a CDS encoding extracellular solute-binding protein, with protein MPHQLDVSLLYYNKELFEAAGLDPEAPPTTYDEVLEAARAITALGDETYGFYFAGNCAGCNAYGTLPWVWANDGNVLNEDGTEATLDDPAVATTFDFYQQMWDEGLIPPSAKDDNGATWVTSFQSNKIGMVSLGSFGIGLFGADGPDFGVTPIPGEDGGQAAFVGGDVVGIPVGAKNAGTAWDFIEWSMSEEVQTDIVAEAGSLVVRSDLIDNPNTAADPRRVIANELIAIADVPNTPYYNAVFIDPTGPFLQLIRSWVIDGEGDGAIGSTQSAFDSRLGG; from the coding sequence GTGCCCCACCAACTGGATGTCTCGCTTCTGTACTACAACAAGGAGCTGTTCGAAGCGGCCGGTCTCGACCCCGAAGCACCCCCGACCACCTATGACGAGGTGCTCGAGGCCGCACGGGCCATCACGGCTCTCGGAGATGAGACCTACGGCTTCTACTTCGCCGGTAACTGCGCAGGCTGCAACGCGTACGGCACATTGCCGTGGGTCTGGGCCAACGACGGCAACGTTCTCAACGAGGACGGCACCGAGGCGACGCTCGACGACCCTGCCGTCGCGACAACGTTCGACTTCTACCAGCAGATGTGGGACGAGGGCCTCATCCCGCCCAGCGCCAAGGACGACAACGGCGCCACCTGGGTGACCTCGTTCCAGTCCAACAAGATCGGCATGGTGTCCCTCGGCAGCTTCGGCATCGGACTGTTCGGCGCCGACGGGCCCGACTTCGGCGTCACCCCGATCCCCGGTGAAGACGGCGGCCAGGCAGCATTCGTCGGCGGTGACGTCGTCGGCATCCCGGTGGGCGCTAAGAACGCCGGCACGGCCTGGGACTTCATCGAATGGAGCATGAGCGAAGAAGTGCAGACGGACATCGTCGCGGAGGCGGGAAGCCTTGTCGTCCGCTCCGACCTGATCGACAACCCGAACACGGCCGCCGACCCGCGGCGGGTCATCGCCAACGAGCTCATCGCCATCGCGGACGTCCCGAACACGCCGTACTACAACGCCGTGTTCATCGACCCGACCGGTCCCTTCCTGCAGCTGATCCGCTCGTGGGTGATCGACGGAGAGGGTGACGGCGCGATCGGCTCCACCCAGTCCGCGTTCGACTCCCGCCTCGGCGGCTGA
- a CDS encoding extracellular solute-binding protein encodes MRTHSTRRIFAVAATLTALGLLTACAGGATPAPAATEPEGDGPATLWVRAADAPLDEKLVEAWNAENPDREIELVAIPDAQYVQKFIQAVRSGDVPDIAVVDIANAQALVTENLLQDITAQVDGLEYRDEARPCRGRDLERGRRRLWRAPPTGCLASVLQQGAVRSGRSRPRSTPDHL; translated from the coding sequence ATGAGAACACACAGCACCCGCCGCATCTTCGCCGTTGCGGCAACCCTCACGGCACTCGGACTGCTGACTGCATGCGCCGGTGGGGCCACGCCCGCCCCTGCAGCAACGGAGCCTGAGGGTGACGGCCCCGCGACACTGTGGGTGCGCGCCGCCGACGCCCCTCTCGACGAGAAGCTCGTCGAAGCCTGGAACGCCGAGAACCCTGACCGGGAGATCGAACTGGTCGCGATCCCCGACGCACAGTACGTGCAGAAATTCATTCAGGCCGTCCGCTCCGGCGACGTCCCAGACATCGCCGTCGTCGACATCGCCAACGCGCAGGCGCTCGTCACAGAGAACCTGCTGCAGGACATCACCGCTCAGGTGGACGGTCTTGAATACCGCGACGAGGCTCGCCCCTGCCGCGGTCGAGATCTCGAGCGCGGGCGACGCCGTCTATGGCGTGCCCCACCAACTGGATGTCTCGCTTCTGTACTACAACAAGGAGCTGTTCGAAGCGGCCGGTCTCGACCCCGAAGCACCCCCGACCACCTATGA
- a CDS encoding carbohydrate ABC transporter permease codes for MTATLTREAAPPVTAPASKRSPRPRHFLRSASFYVVASIVALLFASPLLWLFISSFKGTAEFAQVPPTYLPERPSLENYQLLADAGMWGYVLNSVGASLGTVLLGTLLSVLAGFGFARFRFRGAGVQFIVLLSTLMIPFQSIIPALYAILDQLSLTNSIFGLVLVYTSFILPFGVFTMRAAFSAIPDGIEEAAIMDGASTWTTLVRVMAPMVVPGIATVAIYAFFNAWNEFLAALIFTTRQDAFTLPVALANLQSGAFGTLNWGVLEAGAIVSAVPCIIVFLILQRYYVAGLTAGAVKG; via the coding sequence ATGACCGCCACCCTCACCCGAGAGGCCGCACCGCCCGTGACTGCGCCAGCGTCGAAGCGCTCGCCTCGACCGCGTCACTTCCTTCGGTCCGCGAGCTTCTACGTTGTCGCCTCGATCGTCGCGCTGCTGTTCGCATCCCCCTTGCTGTGGCTGTTCATCAGCTCGTTCAAGGGCACCGCGGAGTTCGCCCAGGTGCCGCCCACCTATCTGCCTGAACGGCCGAGCCTCGAGAACTACCAGCTCTTGGCGGACGCGGGAATGTGGGGCTACGTCCTCAACAGCGTCGGAGCATCACTGGGCACCGTCCTATTGGGCACCCTGCTGAGCGTTCTCGCCGGATTCGGATTCGCCAGGTTCCGCTTCCGCGGAGCAGGCGTGCAGTTCATCGTGCTGCTCAGCACGCTGATGATCCCGTTCCAGTCGATCATTCCCGCCCTCTACGCGATCCTCGACCAGCTCTCCCTCACTAACTCGATCTTCGGGCTGGTGCTGGTCTACACGTCGTTCATCCTCCCGTTCGGGGTCTTCACGATGCGTGCCGCGTTCTCGGCGATCCCCGACGGCATCGAGGAAGCCGCGATCATGGACGGCGCGTCCACATGGACGACCCTCGTGCGGGTGATGGCCCCCATGGTCGTCCCCGGAATCGCCACGGTCGCGATCTACGCATTCTTCAACGCCTGGAACGAGTTCCTCGCCGCGCTGATCTTCACCACCCGGCAGGACGCCTTCACCCTCCCAGTCGCACTTGCAAACCTTCAGTCGGGCGCATTCGGGACGCTGAATTGGGGCGTCCTCGAAGCCGGCGCGATCGTCTCGGCTGTCCCCTGCATCATCGTCTTCCTCATCCTGCAGCGCTACTACGTCGCCGGTCTGACCGCCGGCGCGGTGAAGGGCTGA
- a CDS encoding carbohydrate ABC transporter permease, whose product MATTPYVPGILRPRRTPKATNPLRRRQRAGWLFVAPAMALVVVLFVAPTIWTVVISFFDYSLLGELTFIGVDNYARAFADAGLYQAIGFTTLYTVVVTVVLLIVGFALALLVSTPRRGVSVFRTVYVVPVVIGFATASYMTLWILDGRIGVVNAALGDLALIESPISWFSDFGLAFTIVIILVVWKTVGLTMLLLMSGMNAISEDIYEAAQLDGAGWWRRLGSITLPLLKPTIALVLILTVISSYLAFDQFFILTQGGPDSSTVTVVYLIYRAGFIDFDLGYAAALSVVLMVILLLLTIVQFRILRQGDDR is encoded by the coding sequence ATGGCAACGACGCCCTATGTTCCGGGCATCCTTCGTCCTCGGCGCACGCCGAAAGCGACCAACCCTTTGCGACGCAGGCAGCGGGCCGGGTGGCTGTTCGTGGCCCCGGCAATGGCTTTGGTTGTCGTGCTTTTCGTCGCGCCGACGATCTGGACGGTTGTGATCTCGTTTTTCGACTACTCCCTACTCGGTGAGCTCACCTTCATCGGCGTCGACAACTACGCCAGGGCCTTCGCGGATGCAGGCTTGTACCAGGCGATCGGCTTCACAACGCTGTACACCGTCGTCGTCACTGTCGTGCTCTTGATCGTCGGGTTCGCTTTGGCACTGCTTGTCTCGACTCCTCGGCGCGGCGTGTCGGTGTTCCGCACCGTCTATGTGGTTCCCGTGGTGATCGGGTTTGCCACCGCCAGCTACATGACGCTGTGGATCCTGGACGGCCGGATCGGCGTAGTCAACGCGGCGCTGGGAGATCTTGCCCTCATCGAGTCACCGATCTCATGGTTCAGCGACTTCGGCCTGGCCTTCACCATCGTGATCATCCTCGTGGTCTGGAAGACGGTCGGGCTGACGATGCTGCTGCTGATGTCCGGGATGAACGCCATCTCGGAGGACATCTACGAGGCCGCGCAGCTCGACGGGGCAGGTTGGTGGCGTCGGCTGGGGTCGATCACTCTGCCGCTGTTGAAGCCCACGATCGCCCTGGTGCTCATCCTCACCGTCATCAGCAGCTATCTGGCTTTCGATCAGTTCTTCATCCTTACCCAGGGCGGCCCGGACTCCTCCACCGTCACCGTCGTCTATCTGATCTACCGGGCCGGGTTCATCGACTTCGACTTGGGCTACGCGGCCGCCCTGTCTGTGGTGCTGATGGTGATCCTTCTGCTTCTGACCATCGTCCAGTTCCGCATCCTTCGCCAGGGAGACGACCGATGA
- a CDS encoding LacI family DNA-binding transcriptional regulator: MPEQLSAAAPRRVTLKDVARASGVTASTVSKVVNGRRDVGPEARQRVLDTIDRLGFHPNSVARGLRMQRSDTLAIVTDDLEGIFTNAMMRGVEDAASSAGFGVFLCNSYGDRDREQLQLQRLLDKRVDALIFMSGNRVGRRPEPALPLQGTPYVYLYEYGDAQVSTVLPDDVGGGALAATHLVDAGASRIAFINGPREWEATADRLHGFTRELTALGHPFDRSLLRWSPSWNAEDGYFLANELMDIVPDLDAIFCGSDDLATGAMAAVHDRGLSIPDDVQIVGFDDRSLAEHQRPPLTTIALPLHQMGHLAGEQALASLERTTAPAVFRVPCELVVRKSTRGG; this comes from the coding sequence ATGCCCGAACAATTGTCAGCCGCCGCGCCGAGAAGAGTGACGCTGAAGGATGTCGCCCGCGCCTCGGGAGTCACGGCCTCGACGGTCTCGAAAGTGGTTAACGGTCGCCGGGACGTTGGTCCGGAGGCAAGGCAGAGGGTTCTCGACACGATCGATCGTCTCGGATTTCATCCGAACTCGGTCGCCCGGGGACTGCGCATGCAGCGAAGCGACACTCTTGCGATCGTGACCGACGACCTAGAGGGCATCTTCACCAATGCAATGATGCGCGGTGTTGAGGACGCCGCTTCCTCGGCCGGCTTCGGGGTCTTCCTCTGCAACTCGTACGGAGACCGGGACCGCGAGCAGCTTCAGCTTCAACGACTGCTGGACAAACGAGTGGACGCACTGATTTTCATGTCCGGCAACCGCGTCGGTCGCCGGCCCGAACCTGCGCTGCCCCTCCAGGGGACCCCCTACGTGTACCTCTACGAATACGGCGACGCCCAAGTCTCCACTGTCTTGCCAGACGACGTCGGAGGAGGAGCACTGGCCGCCACTCACCTCGTCGACGCGGGCGCGAGCAGAATCGCCTTCATCAATGGTCCGCGCGAGTGGGAAGCTACCGCCGACCGGCTGCACGGGTTCACGCGAGAGCTCACAGCGCTCGGCCACCCTTTCGACAGATCGCTCCTGCGATGGTCGCCCAGCTGGAACGCCGAGGACGGGTATTTCCTTGCGAACGAACTCATGGACATCGTTCCGGACCTCGACGCGATCTTCTGCGGAAGTGACGATCTCGCCACCGGCGCGATGGCGGCTGTCCATGACCGCGGGCTATCGATCCCCGATGACGTTCAGATCGTTGGCTTCGACGACCGGTCGCTCGCCGAACATCAACGGCCCCCGCTGACGACGATCGCCCTTCCTCTGCACCAGATGGGCCACCTGGCCGGCGAGCAGGCCCTTGCTTCCCTGGAGCGCACCACAGCGCCTGCCGTGTTCCGAGTTCCGTGCGAACTCGTCGTGCGCAAGTCGACGCGCGGCGGCTGA
- a CDS encoding zeta toxin family protein produces MSGINPVPLIFAGTEPSPAPELMLVVGQPGAGAQSLIYALLSEHAPRFASVAAEDFAAFYPDFLELATWRPLDAPAAMAPRVAEWIGATLDYARTARRSLQFTTSVSTPAPAIGTAAAFKADGFSTHLVVVATPRHESLLSTASRYLNARRLRLPARFTDRAAHDRGFAGTQALARAADDSADLDRVTVLDQTGRRLFDATHPDGLAGVAEVVKVAHAAPVSVLEGARWFGELRAITDFARRARELAPPVAEVLIELHELARTEVLPRMPVPPDSSFVVEQVMRLRSEIDALSRELPESARSIERMQEAGPVVSPAPSRGGPSL; encoded by the coding sequence ATGAGCGGCATCAACCCGGTCCCGTTGATCTTCGCCGGTACCGAACCGAGCCCCGCGCCGGAGCTCATGCTCGTCGTCGGACAACCGGGCGCGGGAGCACAGAGTCTGATTTACGCCCTACTCAGCGAGCACGCCCCCCGTTTTGCCAGCGTCGCCGCCGAGGACTTTGCCGCGTTTTATCCGGACTTTCTCGAGCTCGCCACTTGGCGCCCACTGGACGCCCCTGCGGCTATGGCCCCGCGAGTGGCTGAGTGGATCGGCGCGACCCTCGACTACGCGCGCACTGCTCGGCGGTCGCTGCAGTTCACAACGAGCGTGAGCACCCCGGCGCCTGCGATCGGCACGGCCGCGGCTTTCAAGGCGGACGGGTTCTCAACGCACCTTGTAGTTGTCGCCACTCCACGTCACGAAAGTCTGTTGTCAACAGCCTCCCGCTACCTGAACGCTCGCCGTCTGCGACTACCGGCCCGGTTCACGGATCGCGCCGCGCATGACCGCGGCTTCGCCGGCACCCAAGCGCTTGCCCGGGCAGCCGACGATTCCGCTGACCTGGACCGAGTGACTGTGCTCGATCAGACCGGCCGGCGACTATTCGACGCCACCCATCCGGATGGGCTGGCCGGCGTCGCTGAGGTGGTCAAGGTGGCACACGCTGCACCGGTTTCGGTCCTCGAGGGTGCCCGATGGTTCGGGGAGCTACGCGCGATCACCGACTTCGCGAGGCGCGCGCGTGAACTCGCGCCTCCCGTGGCTGAAGTGCTCATCGAGCTGCACGAACTCGCGCGGACAGAGGTCCTACCGCGCATGCCCGTGCCACCCGATTCGTCCTTTGTGGTCGAACAGGTGATGCGTTTGCGCTCCGAGATCGACGCGCTCTCGCGCGAGCTACCAGAATCCGCTCGATCGATCGAGCGGATGCAAGAGGCCGGGCCAGTGGTGTCGCCCGCACCGTCGCGGGGTGGGCCGTCGCTGTAG